The genomic window TCGTGGCCATGGTCTCCGACCACCCGCCGAGCATCTGCGTCGAGATCGGCCGCGGCAATATTCCGACCCGGATGCAGCCCGACTTCTACGAGGTCGAGGCCGCGCAAAAGGAACTGCCCGCGGCATGAGCCTTCTGCGCACCCTTCCCCTGCTGCTCTTCGCCGGCATGGCCTCGGCAGAAAGCGCACCTACCCCGAAGGAAGATTTGGCGACGCTGGGTTATATCTCCGCCGCCCGACCGGGCAAGTTCCACGCCATGCCGCCCTCGGGGAACGGCTTTCCCGAGCCCATCCTCGCCCGGATGCGGATGGCGCTCGGCGGCGAGCGGCCGATGCCCTCGGCGCCGAATCCCGACAGCCCCGCCGCGCCGACCGATGGCCACTGAAGCCACCCGGCGACGCCTGCGCGCGCTACAGGTGATGGAGCGCCTCAAGTCGCTCGAGACCGAGCGGCAGGCGGCAGAGACCGGCGCGATCCGCGCGCGCATGGACAGGCTCGAAAACGACAAGACGGCGCTGCTGGAGCGGCTCTCCGGCGAGTCGCGGATCGACGGGCTCGAGGGCGCCCCTTACCTTGGGCGTTTCATCCGCTCAATCCGCGCCGAGGTCGACCGCATCTCAAACGACGCCGCCAAGCTGGCACCCGAGCTTGCCCGCTCCGAGGAGAAGCTGCGCGCCGCGCTGGCCGAGCAGAAGACCTACGAGATCCTCCGTCTCAAGCGCCTCGCCGAAGAGCGCGAGGCGCGTGCCAAGCGCGAGGCAGACGCGCAGGACGAGCTGTCGCTGCTGCGCTGGAACCGCACCGGCTGACCCGCCGACCCCGACCCGCACGCCTGCACCGATACCGGGCAGCCGCGCCACACTCTTAGCACCGGTTCGCGCCACGGTAGATCCAGAATTGCTTTTATCACGCTCCTGTGGAAGGCTTTTCGCAGGGTTTCAAGGCTTCGTTTCTCGCCGGGAAATCAGCATTTTCGAGACTGCGTTTGAATGAGTGCCGTTCCGGGGCCGCGCGAGGGATCCACGAAGGATCAAGGCGCGGCGCGTTGCCGGGACCGTAATTTCCCAAGGAACAGCCACCTCCGATACGAGGATATTTGCCATGACTGTCCGCCTTTCATTCCGCCCAACGCTGCTTGCCGCCCTGCTGACCTCTGCCGGCCTGCCCCTTGCCGCCCATGCGCAGAACAGCGGGCCGCAACTCAGCTTCGGGCTGACCACCTTCGCGGATGTTCCAACCAGCGGCGACACCGATGACGACGCGCTTTACAACTGGCGGGTCGACATCAAGCTCAACTACGCGGAGATCTGGTCCGGAGGTTCGATCAGCGGGCACGTCGAATACAACGACGGCGACGGCTACGTCGGCCTCGGCGAAGGCGGCCTGGTCTGGCCGACCAACACTTTCGCGACGCTGCCCTCCGTTACCTCGGACAATGAGACCACGCTGTCGCTGACCCTCACGCAGCAGTTCAGCAACACCACCAGCGTCAGCTTCGGCAAGTTCAACGTGATCGATCTGGCCGAGGCGGTGCCGCTTCTGGGCGGACAGGGCCAGGGTGGATTCCAGTACCTCGGCATCGGCGCCCCCGGCAACTTCGTGCTCCCGCCCTACATTTTCGGCGGCGTTCTGACGGTGAACTATGCGCCGATGATCTATACGCTGATGATCTATGATGCGAACAACGCACAAGGCGAGGACTTCTGGGACGATCTCTTCGACGACGGCGTGGTCTACAATGGCACCGCCACCTACACGACCCAGATCAACGGCATGCCCGGCTTTTACAGCTTCAACATTGCCCATTCGACCAAGAAGGGCACCGACTACGAATCCTTGTTGCTTTCGCCCAGCGATGACGCCTTCGCGGGCACCAAGGACGGGGTCAATTACACCGGCGTCAGCTTCCAGCAATACCTCTGGAGCGATCCCCAAAACCCGATGGTCGGCTGGGGCGTCTTTGGCCAGATCGGCTACGGCGATGGCAACCCCAACCCGCTCGACGAGATGTTCCTGTTGGGCCTCGGGGGCAACTCGCCGCTCTACGGGCGGCAGGGGGACCGCTGGGGTATAGCCTGGAGCAAGTACAACTGGTCCGACAAGCTGGGTGACGCGCTGGGGGCCTACGGGGTCAACCTGCAGGACGAGTCGGCGGTCGAGGCCTTCTACGAGGCCGCGCTCACCGAGAACTGGCGCCTCGGCGGCAATATCATGTGGGTCAAGCCGAGCTTCGAAAGCTACGACGACTACACCCAGGTCGGATTCCGCATCCGCGCGACCTTCTGACCCTTCGGGCCTGTCCCCGCGGGGACAGGCTTCGGCCCCGCCTCAGACGAAGCTGAAGTTGCGCGCCGCGCTCACCTCGGAGATGCGCAGATCGCCCTGCAGCAGCAAGCTTCCCTGCGCGCCGAAGCGGATGGTGATGCCCGCCTCGCTGGCCGCGAAGCTAAGGTCCGACAGATCGTCGATCCCCGGCAGGTCGACCTCGATCACGTCCTTCCCGGGGGTGAAATCGGTGATCACGTCGCCGCCGGTGAGGTCGCCCTCCTCCAGCACGAAAACGTCCCGCCCAGCCCAGCCGGTCAGCGTGTCCGCCCCCGGCCCGCCCGAGAGCCTGTCGTTGCCCACCATCCCGTTGAGCACGTCATGCTCTTCGTTGCCGGTCAGTATGTCGTCGCCCTCGCTGCCGACCAGCGTGTCGCTTCCCTGGTTGCCGGAAATGAGATCGTTGCCGTCCCCACCCTTGAGGTAATCACCCCCGCCCCAGCCGAGCAGACGGTCATCCCCAGCGCCGCCATTGGCGCTGTCATCCCCCTTGTCGCCGACCAGCCTGTCGTCGCCCGCCAGTCCCTCGAGCGTATCGTCGCCGTCACCCCCCTCCAGCGTGTCGCCTGTCGTACTGCCCGTGATCCGCTCGCCCATGTCACCGACGGTGTCCGGCTCCGCCGCATCGATGCCCGCGGTGTCGAAGGTGATCTCAATGACCTCGAAGGGGTCGAGGGTGATCGGCACCTTGGTCCCGGTGACTGCGATATCCGTCAGCTTGGCCCGCACGTCGTTCTCGTTGATGTAGTAGCGCTGGCCGTTGACCAGAAGGCTGTCGGCCTCCTGGAAGCCCTCGCCCGGCACGTAGTGCACCCCGTCGCTGGAGTTGGCCGAGACATCCGCGCCAATCTTCACCGCCGAGGCCGAGGCGTATCCGGGCACCAGCGTCGAGAGATCGAGCTCCAGCTCGAGGCTGTCGGTGGCGCGCGAGGCGACGTAGACGACGGTGCTGTCCTCGGACTGCCAGGCGTGGAAGGTGAAGCTGCCATCCTCGATGGAAAGGTCAGTCTCGAGCAGTTCCAGTCCCGGCAAGCTGG from Alloyangia pacifica includes these protein-coding regions:
- a CDS encoding flagellar FliJ family protein; translated protein: MATEATRRRLRALQVMERLKSLETERQAAETGAIRARMDRLENDKTALLERLSGESRIDGLEGAPYLGRFIRSIRAEVDRISNDAAKLAPELARSEEKLRAALAEQKTYEILRLKRLAEEREARAKREADAQDELSLLRWNRTG
- a CDS encoding carbohydrate porin, which encodes MTVRLSFRPTLLAALLTSAGLPLAAHAQNSGPQLSFGLTTFADVPTSGDTDDDALYNWRVDIKLNYAEIWSGGSISGHVEYNDGDGYVGLGEGGLVWPTNTFATLPSVTSDNETTLSLTLTQQFSNTTSVSFGKFNVIDLAEAVPLLGGQGQGGFQYLGIGAPGNFVLPPYIFGGVLTVNYAPMIYTLMIYDANNAQGEDFWDDLFDDGVVYNGTATYTTQINGMPGFYSFNIAHSTKKGTDYESLLLSPSDDAFAGTKDGVNYTGVSFQQYLWSDPQNPMVGWGVFGQIGYGDGNPNPLDEMFLLGLGGNSPLYGRQGDRWGIAWSKYNWSDKLGDALGAYGVNLQDESAVEAFYEAALTENWRLGGNIMWVKPSFESYDDYTQVGFRIRATF